The DNA sequence AGCTCAGTTACCAGCATGGATAACGGACAGATATCTGGCGTAAATCTTAAGTTATTGATTAGGGCTTTTGATGCTCCATTGTTAAAGAAATTAAACTAGCCATCTATGAAGTCTCAGTAAGGTCATGATGCAAAGTCGACTAACCTCCTTTAATTAATGCAGGCGATTCTCAAGGTTTCATCTTTGGTCCCATATCATTTACTAGACTTTTCATCGACGGCATGCCACTGGACGTCTCGTACAGCAACTGTCGCGATTTACGCCGGTGACACAAATTGCATGTTGACTATCGAAGAAGAAGAGACCATCCTCACCCAATGAACTAGGGCTCCTAAGCAGATAAgacgataagaaaaaaatggttttaaacCATAGCAAGAGAAAGCTTACTAGTTTGTAGATCGGAGTTGCCAGCAGTAATTAAAACCATTGActccaacaatctggttttcaccaGGTCGTATGTCACAAAAGATTTGCCTGTTGGTGTTGCCAcccgggggtactcctgggaattcttggtagGGGGTgtgttaacctgagatcaggcgttatttttattttttggcttctttgcttctttggctcgagaaggaaaataaatgaaatacatGAAGGAGTATCCcctaccaggagcccatcaaatttgatgggctcctgccccTACCCACTCCCCCGGGGTGTTGCCGCTATCCTGCCTCCAttttggaaaacgagaagaccctggggacgaggttgtcctGGGGGTGTCTAACCACAACATGGCGCCGAAGATTGTTCTTGTTACTGGCTGTTCCACAGGCATAGGGCTATATACAGCTCTCTTGCTAGCTAGCGACAAACAAAAGCGCTTCGTCGTCTATGCAACGCTCCGAAATCTTGCAAAAAAAGGCGAGCTTGAGGAAAAGGGCAAGGATTTTCTCGATGACACTCTCATCATAAAAGCGATGGATGTTTGCTCCGATGAGTCCGTGGACGAAGTTGTGCAAGACTTGTTGTCTACACATCAGCGGATCGATATACTCAGTAAGGTTTCTATATTCTTCGAGTTAATTTTAATGTACTATTGATAGTACACAAGATCAACCCCTCCCCGCAGATCTATGGAGAAAATCTTGAGTCCGAGAAGTACTGAGGGACTTGAtcttgaaactgaaaatattaAGAATGAAGAATGATCTCCAGATTATTTCCACTTTTCTGCTTGGAACCATAGAGACACGCATGTGCATGGAGTATATCCTCGGGGTGTGTCCGGAGGGTGGCCACCCAAACCCCCCACCCCTAAATACGTCCTTCAGACCGAATGAACCAAAATTTAACTAATCCCTCCATCCAAATCTCTTGCCATGATGATAGGGAACGTTGATGTCGCACTTGCTAGCGTTCTCAGTTCAATTAATAGCACGATCATTTTCTTGAGAACTTTGAAGCTCTTCAGAATGTTTTCAAAACTCTGGGCAATGTCATAGGATATCTTCCGACATCTTTATACAATAGGGCTGCCATTAAGGCTTTAAGGAGCTGGTCTCTGTTGGAAATTAGGCAGTCACTTATCCCACAAATCCTCCTATATTTGCCATTTTCGACTCATTTTCCAACCTAAGGTACCACCATGGACAGCTGATTTTACTGCAGTAGCTGGCTGCCAGCTACCAATGACAGCCCTGTACAAGTAGGTCATCTGTCACTGCGTGCAGATGTATTTCCTGCAAAATGTCCCTTTTTACAAGGTGCCAGGAGAGACTGCTGTATTTACAGGCTACTGTGACTCCTTTGCCCTTCTAAATCCACCTGTATCTTAAGCTGAAAAATTATGACCAAAACTATACAGAGAATTATTCCCTCCAAggatttttatttaattttaaaactacTTCTAAGAGATTGCCTGTAGTAAGCGGTCCCTCCCCTTAAGAGGTGCCTGTAATAACACCCCAGGTACTAGATTACCCTCCCAATCCcagaggcgggggggggggggaggggggtactccctatgatggcctactGTACACGGGACATGGGCACGGGGAGACTTCacctgaaaggggtacctttttcagtcttcaggtatataaaagagtgtaaagggatttcactagttgaagtttATAAAAGGTTTGGGCAATCTGTTatttgggtctgtaaaagggCTCAAaggggctaacagatgaattttgtgGCTTTAAAAAATCAAGAATATTTTtatgattgattcctatttaaaagagtgcatttacagcagttaaaagggatgcaaagttctaaacaaggtatatgaaaggggtaccatttgtcattagaaggtatacaaaaggggtaccttatCATGAAAAATGGtacataaaagggtaaggggttggaccttggggcaGACCCTCCCTGTacaaacatttgttgagtaccccctggGCTCCCAATTTGACTTGCATATCATTAATCAAAGAGAGAATTTGATTTTAGATCAGGAGGTACTTAAGGTCATACTCACAATCACAACTTCAATAAATTACTTTCTTATGCTATTGTTAGCAGTACAAAGCTAGTGCTGATTATTGCAAGAAGCTCATGCAAGCAGTATTGATCTTGTCCTTTCTAGTTAACAATGCCGGAGTAGGCTTGCTAGGCCCCTTGGAGACTCAAACAATGGAGGTGGCAAGGAGTGTTTTTGAAACTAACTTCTTTGGAGTGTTACGGCTGACTAAAGCTGTCCTCCCATGTATGAAGTCCAAAAGAGATGGTCACATTATCTGTGTGACCAGTGTGGGAGGAATCAGTGGAGTGCCATTTAACGGTGTGTACTGTGCGTCAAAGTTTGCAGTGGAAGGACTCGTTGAGTCACTGGCCCCAATGCTGAAAACATTTAATGTGAAGTAGGTAGATTCAACCAAGTCTTTAATTTTTCAGTTACAGGTTAAAATCAGCTTCTTCTTTCATTCAAGGTAGTGGTCTTGGGTACTGCATTATATGTTTTGTTCTATTTCCAGTCTCATGATAATGTAATTTATTTATACTGAGCAGCCAAAAATCTGCCAAAATATGGAAGCAAGTggattaaattttgtttgaatCTCCTTTATATCTTCACCTTGACAAGTGAAAGAGTTGGCTTATTAGAAAGCCTTTTAAGGGTCGAGGTTATGCAAATCAAAAAAGCCAGTTCCGAGTCCAAAAGGAAAGTGTCATTCCAGACAAAGCATTGTTTTAAATGATAACTTGCAACCTTGTTCCAGACAAAAATTGCAGACCTACAtgcttaaattaaaaattataataagAATGTGGGTTTCACTAAAAGAAAGTTCTTAAGTTGTGTGTCAGAGCAAGTACAGCAGAACACCAAACTGAATCAACCAGGAATTCTGGGAAGAATTTCCCCTGTTTCCTATTTTATATAAAGTAAAGCAAAATAACTGAAATCTCTCTGTCAAAGCAAAAGGCTGCCAGTTTTAATAGCCCTTTTACAGTTACCAGTCACTTGACTGGCTTAATgcagaacttgaaaaaaactaAAGATGGAAAGAGCATGTGAGAAAGTTACTTGGAATCCTATTTTTGAGGTGATTGGCACATAAATAATACTAAAATTTTGAGGCTAGAATGTCTGCAAAACGTTAAGGGTTTTTATGGAAAGAAATGCTGGACCACAAAGTTTGCAATCCAACACCTTTTTCTCAGCTATTGATACATGTATATGAAATATTTTCTTGATACTTTAAATCACCATAAAATGGTATTGTTGTGAGTTTAAAGCCTAAAAATTATTGCAAGATCTACTATTTTCGGGGATTTTCAGGGTTATCTCTCAATTTTGGCACATGACCCTGAGCTTCAAAGGGGGTATACCCTGCTCAAGAGTCAGAAAGGCCAAGAAGTATCTGACTCCAACGTGAAAGAGTTAGGGATGCTCATCTGAAATTTTGAATGGAGCCCCACCCCTTTTTTGATCtctaaaagagaccattttaaactttgattacttGAATCAAGTATTAAATATAACGAATTGAAGAATTTTCAATATTTCTTCCCATGCAGCCCTAAAAGAGATCTTTACAGCTAAATATAATGGcattttgcccagaacaccccaaatgagaccaaaatccaaaatttacaccatTAAGCGAGATAatgagcatccccacccctttcatgtGGAAgtcctcccccgcccccccctaCCGGTGGATATTGTAAAGATCCAGACAAAAAATCACGTGCCCATATATCTTAGAACCAGTTTCAGGGAGACTCTATcattatttatcaaaataaccctaactacatgtattttcgttttattcaaaTTAAAAGATGCTCTTTAATTGAGCCAGGACCAGTTGCAACCTCATTTGGGGCCAATCTGCGCAGCAATGACAAAGAAGCAGACAGCCCTCCCATAGATGATGAAACTAAGCAACTACTGGAGAATCTGACCAAGAAGATAAGCACCGCCTTTACCACAGTGGTTCAGACTCCAGATGAAGTTGCTCAAGTGATTCAAGAAGCAATCCTAGCTGAACAGCCACATTTGAGGTATCAAACAAACAAGAATTATGCAGCTGCAACAGCAGCCAAACTAACCGACCCCACTGGCGATAAACCTATAGAGCTTATGCATCAGCGCTATTTTAGTTAAATCAGAGGTTATGGGGAAAACGTGTTTGTGGCCACTGTTGATCAGCAGCGGTCTGAATACATCCctggggggtactcaacaaagttttatacagggaggctcaTCCCCGAGGTCCAACCACTTACCCTTTTTATACATatcatttttaacagaaaaaaggAACCACTTTCGTAGaccttttattgacaattgGTGCCCCTTTCATATACTAGTCTAGAATGCTGCTTCCCTTTAAAACGCTGTCTGCTGTAATCCACGGCCGTCTATTAACtatgattattattcattcaaaatattttcccgattctgattggctaaaagcactcgTTTAATTCGCCATatccagttactgatgaccaaatttggaagaattttgtgtttaacgaggaaatgacgtcaaaaatgcagcgttttcgcaggttaaaggagctgtgtcacgaaattcagccaaattaggaaattacaaaatgccctttaagttaagagaaacaaaaataacagctTAGAACTTTAAAAGAAggataaaataacataacagaaaaacagatgtcacggatgggcaaaattgaagaagattgaaacggattgaaattagggtttttgaaaactgttcagcctaacagtttttcaaagttgatcccggCTGCTTGCAAcatcaaaaataatgctcaggagacatatttgtttgtctcagatctctgattttgtcctttacatgtaatttctttgcttactttaagttccatagcggtagagggcgagtaattggcaaaattaaacaaaatgaactggactgccgtgacacagcccctttaaggcACCGTcgaccgagaagacctggggacgaggttgagttgttttgattgtgaacttgaaaaattgcggacatttcactcgtttcaagagtaagaactaggcgaaaacatagctaaaaacatggcaagaacagcaagaagactactcgaagggcgacatctgctatttggagaatatttgcggagctgagctaaacgtgcactatcgaagatgaacttaacatcgatggttCGATGGAGattagcatgttttagccatgtttttaaactaggaattattttgaatgaataataaaacaattattgaattcggctttcgtatcatatgaagaattatggcgatCTCGGAGGTTGTTATCCGCCTCGGTCTACGGTCTCGagggataacaccctcctcgatctccataattcttcataagatactcagcctcattcattaattgttaaataaattaCTGAACCAGAAGGTTTtcttgcagtggcggatccaggggagggggcTGGGGGCCCGCTCCcctccccttatttttagaccaaactgaggcctaaaaggccaaaacaaattttttgggaaaccgccccccccccgcccccttttgtaagggtctggatgaccggggcccccgcatatctcaaggtctggatccggcactggcTTGTGTTTTTCAAAGCCATAAAATGCGCTTGTTATCCCTTTTAAATTCTTTCACAGGCCGTAATGActgatttccctacccttttatatgaAACTCCTACCTATTCATTTACCTTAAGCCTGAAAGAGGTACCTCGTTTGGGCGGAGCCtacccgtataggccattatagggagtaccgccccccccccccccctccttaaATAGTGACTTGCAAATTATAGTATTATAGCAAGAAGCATTTTTGTGCCATAGAGTATGTCAAAGTAAATTTAATATAAGTTACTCACGCGAGCAAGAAAGAACCAATAAAAATTGTAGAAACAAAGCTTCGTCATTTTCTTTAACGGTcatttaaggtgtttcgatacagtttttcagaggctataccgatatttttcaatcgccttaaaagtggttttttcctcGTCCGATCGctgtaaaattttcaccagtagttggctatggattgaaatttgtgaaaatgaagttttaagtaaaatcgatattactatgacaacaataaaagaaaaacctttgaaactgataaaaagccgaattttgtgtgatagacctgctactgaaaatccagcactaggaacttaaagtttggtttttagcaaacaatctccgtaagaagtaaaaaaattcgactaaaacgaaaatatatttcaaaccttaaattttcaatagccgtgatagattatttaataaaaacgttataaacgactcaaattattcttaagtagcgtcagaatgctgcctAGTATCATATTTTGAttctaggaaattttggtgtactttcgttttGGCGATCTTGAAAAGTAACCCGTtttcaccacctgtctaagtgcaacttcattcaaaatttgggctcttagcgcttttttgtatatctccGAAATGACGGGAacgaaattttttaaaatctcttcacataatcttcataatgtatataaaaatgtctgaaactttaattaagattgattcactgcaacaccttgaaatttcaagacaaacctatcctacgaaccggtcaaaaatctacgttacaacattcactgttttgacgttatgctaatttttcgaaattaatgcggacaacagATACAGGGTGTCcaaaaagttcgttcctctactttataagtctgtattTCAGTAGGATTGGACTTGGTAAGGAAATCATTTCAACCaaagttgtgtctttcaatataattcactattttcatacttgttgtgccatcttttgactcgaatattcgatttacgtacttccgcgccaaaggtgcgcgtgcgcgagtatattttacggccacatattttttttttattatatggaggagagtgttttactgggaactaaaccactcgtagatttcatacgccacttcatccgggacccgagtggcgtattttccgtatgtcacctttgtgagtgtcgtatcgttcaatgacgtcacgattcccgccttttgcttttgttgaattggtttctccatataataaaaagaacattacacgttggctcgaagatatgaattttatgttctcgtggcaaaaacaatatcttactcgttcgcttcgctcactcgtgagatattgttcttgccactcgaacataaaattcatatcttctcgccaccgtgtaatatcctctatgtatttCATAGCCTTAattgctcgaactccttccttgttttttgtgaatatcacgaaAGATAAACCCCCTTAACGCAAAAACGTTCAGCTGCGTGAGAGCATAAGCCTGTATACTTCGATTTACTGGCTTATCTGTTGTAGAAATTGCtaagaaacttgaaaaattcgAATGTTGGGTGGTAGAATGATTATGGAGAAATGAAGGTTCTGAAGGCAAGAAACTAAGGGGTAGACCTTTTCTCCCATGTTTTTCCATTGTGCTCTCCGTGTACGATTCAACTCGTTCTAACCATATGgaaacctggaacaggctaccaaAAATGGCATTACTCTATTATGGCGACTCGTTCCTTCAGCATTTCTGCCGGACCTACCCCAACCTCGTCCCAAGACGTTTCCTTTAGAAAATaggggcgggcgggcgggcgggcgccTCTCCtatggggacgaggttggaccTGCCCTGGATGGCAGGCGTGAGGCCatattgaaaaaaggaaaataattgtcAATAGAAATCGTAACTAGACCCGGTGCTTTCCATCTCTATTCAATTAGCACTCCACTTACTCTTGCCATTTTCGTCCTGAAAGTAACGAGCAAGTATTGGTGTCCCTGCAACAGCTGTCATTAGAATTGAAAGATGGTACTTTCTGATTCCTTTTTCTTCTGCAAATTACGGCGATGAAAAAAGTTTTGTAAAACGTATTACCAGTTCTAAGAATGAAAACTATTCCAAAACAAACCCACGGTTTTGCAGTTAGGAGTCAATTATAGATCCAGACCTAGCGATAAACTAGGGGAGAGTGCGCTGATCTAGACCTAGAGACAGAGGGGGGTGGATGGGGCTGATCCAGACCGTCAGGCAGGGAAGGGGAGGGAAGGCGCCGATCCGTAGCTTGTGATAAGAGGGGACTTCAATTGAAAAGTTTTTCTCTGCCCTGTGGGCTTTGGTTTTGATCTTATAACAAAATGGGACAAAGGGTTTAAACACACAAAGAACAAGGAGCTCACCCAGTGCAATAGACACGATTGGCGGCAGGCTTTGGGTAATGAGACCTTATCTCACATCTCCTTGACGGTTATTTCCAAGGGAAATAACTTGAGCAAGGCAGATTGCCTTAGTTGTTTTCTGTCGTACTGTGAGACTGCCAGGAGTTTGTTTCCGTTTCTTCAAAGCTAGGAAGTAATCAAGTTTTCGATTCATCCCGCCCTCCCTGGGTCCCCCTATCCCCTAGTACAGGACCACTTTAAATAATTCCCCACTGGGCCCTGGACCCTGGACCCGGAGGGTTTGATCTGTCCCACGTCCCGGGTTAAgcccgggggtactcccctGTAAAAGTGACGGAGGTGTTCGTCGGAAAATTTGGGAATACTAACGgtaccagaatcttgttttaCGGGCGTGTCCCAAATTCCATCCTTTCCACCCCAAAGAGGtaccaattcaacaacaacaaattatataaCCTGACTGGCACTGCcacttttaatagtaataaagataacttttaaaCACTTCTCTCAAGGACGTTTTGAAGGTATTGCCATAAATCTTTATCCTAATCAGTCATTTTAGGTTTTAGTACCGTTAAGCGTtaccaatccacaaattttaacccctaaaaggtacgacGAGCAACCCCAtcacttttataggggagtaccccccgggatgTTAAACTGTACCATCACTATACAATGGCCACATTCTTTTGTCCTAATAGGGTCTGAGATTGAAAAGGAATTCCTATCCTGCATTCTCGCAAATCCTGAACTTTTTTTATCGCTATCCCGAATATCGTTTTCTTTCCCATTCCCGCATCCTTGCCCAAATTTTGGCGAATCCTGCTTCCTAGATAGCAGTCAAAACCCTAGTATCCAGGAGCCGATTCTGTATCCCGTTAATGTTTCTCGAATTCCGCACTGTATTTTCGTCAAATCCCGGGTTCCGGGAATACCCGTTCCAGACCCATTCCTCACTGCGCTATGAGGTGGTCATCGCGCATTCTGACCTTCAGAATTCACTTTAGACTTGTTTCAAGTCGACCTCACGAGTTTCGtagcgagcgaagcgagctttCTTAGGCTGTGAAGCGGCCAAGCGACCGACGAAGTCGCGAGAAGTCGAGCCATATTGAATTGGaggaaggacttttttgaaattctAAAGATGAGCTTACCACTGCGTGACTAGTCTGACCCTTACTCTTCTTCCCGTCAGTTCTCGAATTAAAGACTTCTTGATTACattcattttaattttgacgCATTGGCAGTGTCAACGAGTTAAAGTATTTGTAAACAATTCTATTCAGCGCGGAAAAGTCATAAAGAGAACGGAACCCTTGTTCAATGACATTTCTCGTTTTGCACAATTGACCATTAGCAAAGCTATTGGGCCATTTTAAAACTTAGTGTTTTTAATCTTTGATGgtcaatgaaaagaaaaacaagctgtaTTCTATCACACCCTTAACTCCGCAGGGGGCATCTGTCTTGTACTCAAGTGCACACAATACTAAGAAAGCTGACTAGCCCCGCTTTACCGCGGTTTAAGGCTGGTTTAGTGAAGATGGGAGGTGTAAAGAGTCGTTTTAAAAGACAGCGAAGTTCTGTTAAGTCCAAAAGGAAGAGTATCCATAGCCAGAAGGAAGAAGAAACATCTGGTCCGAAAGTTGTACTTTTTACGGGCTATTCACACAAAATGAATCTTTCGTTTGCCCTTCACCTGGCCGAAGACCCTCTTGGCAAATTTAAAGTACTTGTTACAATGCCGTCCTTGGCTAGCAGCGAATACTTGGCTGATTCAAGAGTTTTAAATCTTCTGAACAAGACCCTGTTTGTCCTTCAAATGGACGTCGATTCGGATGAATCGGTCAAAGGGGTTCTCCGAGAGATCATGGAAAACGACGGATTCATAGATGCCGTGGGTgagtttttaaaatattgtaCATTCGGACTCTATTTTCGCGCGCGCGATTTTTTCCCGTGTGCTTGCAAAATCGATTTCATTTATATTCCCTCGGTGGATAAATAAAGAGTCTTGTTGTTACAACTAAATTGCATGAGGTAATTAACTGCATGCAGTCATTTAAAGTTGCTGGGAAATTGTTTCCATTTTTGTCTGACAGCAGTGTGACTTCTCCAACTCGGAATTTTTACATTCGCCAGTGGAACAATCTATTTCCTCATTGCTGCATTTCGATCAAGTTATTCTCCAGGTCCTAGCTATTTGTTTTTCGTTCCATTTCTTTTAGTCTCGGTAGCAAGATAGGAAAACATAAGGTAGACAAAATATTTTCGGCACGCATTCAACCAGAAAGTCGTATTACATTCTTTAGTTTCCGGCTGATGAATTGTTCAGAAGCCGTTTATAAAATcatgtaaaattaaaaaatttattttaaagtggTGATTGAACTCAAATTTATTCACCAAATCGCGATTTCATCTATTCAGTTAGAGAGCTCAACGCATTTATATTTAAAAAGAGTTATTTCTGAATTATTTACAATCTGTAATCTGTTAATCTGGGTCATTAGGGCGAGGTCACGCAAAAACAGCCGCGTTTCCGTTCCGATTCGATCTCCCGCGCACGTTTTCGTTTTCGCGACATTTGTTTGGCcggtgtttttatttttcggaTGTCAATAAACAGTGTTTCCACATGTAATTTGAAGGtaatttttctatttaaatTAGTGACGTTTGTAAGCAGCTTTCAATGCTTTGACAAATTTTGCGGTCAACTGAGCCCCTGTTTGATTTTCATACGTTCGCCGCTACACCTCTTCAAACCCCTCATAACTGTCATAATGATCGGTAAAAGCCTGAATTAGGTCATTCACTTAGAATGAGAATCATAAAGCACGGAATAATGTATAGTGTCGGTGGACTACTGTGTCTCTAACTCTAAAATTTTGTCGTTTTACTACTGCAATGATACGCTTTTGAATTCAAGTTAGAGTACCGGGTATTAACGGTAGGATTACAGATGTCATCAAGGGGTGTTTTGCggttttttggtgaatttttagGACTAGGACATGATTTTTACAACTTTAAAGGTTAGCAATATTGATTCATTGCTTACTTTAActctttcttgtcttttttttcttccacaCGGAAACTATACCAATGTTGTGCAAATAACAAATTGAGTCATCAGATtccttttgaaattaaaatttgaattgCCATTAGTCTGTAAAAAATGGgttctctcttcttttttctattttcagtGTTAACGTCGAATGTCCTACTAAATGGCCAGCTAGAAACACATACCGTCGACCAAGCAAAGACGATATTTGATGTGAACACTTTTTCGGTCATAAAACTTGTTCAAGCTGTTCTACCGTTAATGAAAAAGCAGCGGGATGGCCGCCTCATTATCATGAGTAACCAGGCTGGAATTCAAGGCATTCCTTTCCACGGAATCTACAGTGCCTCCAAGTTTGCAGTAGAAGGATTTATGGAGTGTATTGCACCAGAATGTTTGGCGTTTAACATCTAGTAAGTGACCGCATTTCTCAGTTATAGGCAGTTTCTATCCACGGAGACCTCTGACCCGTTTTTCGAACTTTCTGGTAACTGAATTGAAATACAGGTCTCGGTATTTCAGTTACCAGGGctttagggagcttaaacaatAAGGACGGCGAACGCTACAAAAATTAACGTCACTTTAAAAGTGAACTCGCCCTACTTCAAGCTTTATCCCATCTCGTTCTATTCGTCAATGTTGCCAACTGATTTTTCTGGAGTTTagttctaaaagactgtatcagactgttcaggaaaagaaaaaagaaagtcgttcTCTTGTGTTTACGTCcccgacaaaacgtgaaattagtcATTTtaacgtcgtagtcgtgcagtggcggcaaagaaatgtacaaaaacgcgtgatgcacgtgcagagttgttaatttgccaatctaaacctattgcttttacccgttctcgttgccgtcgccgtcgtcgttgcttttaAAAGCACCCTATAGGTCACTGGGAAAGGGGTCTGGTCTCGGGGAGCTGTTCAATCTTTGCTAACCTGTTACATTAAAAATCGAGCGTTTTGAAAGTCTTTTGATAGATTTGAAAGCAACAGAACAAAACTATACcttaaagaatttatttttttgtgagcTAGCAACAGCTAGCACTCATTCTAAGTTTGGTTTCGAGCCCGAAAATTAAAGGTAACGGGACTTTCGAAAACGCCCCCTTCACCGGCGCTTATTATTATTCAGTATAGTTTATATAAGGGAGAACGGGAAATCTCTTGAGCAACTAATCCTAACCGGCTAGTTTAGGAAGCATTTTGATTTCCTGCCTCTGACATTTGGActtttggccaatcagaacaACCGAATTTAAATGGTTCTGGAGGTGTTTCGAACGGTAAGTGCATTGGGGCTCTCGCTGATGAATATCCCGTTCGTGGACCCCATCTAGCTTCCTGTCGGACGCGTCGGGTTAGATACACTCATTTTGTGACCTCATAACCACGTTTCCATGTTCTTTGCCTACGTTATAATAGTGAAGTACCTTCAGTCTGAATGAGAGAAATAGTTTTGAGCCGACTTGATCAAAAGATTACACTGGCCC is a window from the Porites lutea chromosome 10, jaPorLute2.1, whole genome shotgun sequence genome containing:
- the LOC140950200 gene encoding retinol dehydrogenase 8-like; amino-acid sequence: MGGVKSRFKRQRSSVKSKRKSIHSQKEEETSGPKVVLFTGYSHKMNLSFALHLAEDPLGKFKVLVTMPSLASSEYLADSRVLNLLNKTLFVLQMDVDSDESVKGVLREIMENDGFIDAVVLTSNVLLNGQLETHTVDQAKTIFDVNTFSVIKLVQAVLPLMKKQRDGRLIIMSNQAGIQGIPFHGIYSASKFAVEGFMECIAPECLAFNIYCSIIETSMIKGEEKTAQTIQVSIRSKMENADDETKKYQDSCSGKMRRQGSVKKLDLKKVAELLREVLIDEKPHFRYQLSKSSKEAAREKWTDVHGDSNIFDAAEKYLCIETDRLREVLDNLNNVETNI
- the LOC140950143 gene encoding retinol dehydrogenase 8-like: MAPKIVLVTGCSTGIGLYTALLLASDKQKRFVVYATLRNLAKKGELEEKGKDFLDDTLIIKAMDVCSDESVDEVVQDLLSTHQRIDILINNAGVGLLGPLETQTMEVARSVFETNFFGVLRLTKAVLPCMKSKRDGHIICVTSVGGISGVPFNGVYCASKFAVEGLVESLAPMLKTFNVKCSLIEPGPVATSFGANLRSNDKEADSPPIDDETKQLLENLTKKISTAFTTVVQTPDEVAQVIQEAILAEQPHLRYQTNKNYAAATAAKLTDPTGDKPIELMHQRYFS